A single genomic interval of Megalobrama amblycephala isolate DHTTF-2021 linkage group LG17, ASM1881202v1, whole genome shotgun sequence harbors:
- the si:ch73-140j24.4 gene encoding uncharacterized protein si:ch73-140j24.4: MNMMRFILDCLRPARARAAAAARDTELQVQVKDSSDDNQIKGLKDEVHMEEETLQTVKALCLNTQETMEKLEERKTQLKEELKMIYDLQKQEREVLQSLQEEQQELEQTVQQYDTELCAAAEDLLQLQREVAYAKAHAESLHVQISPLQDIFQEIVQVKKKLAELVAGLITGESAMTEMTEDAHCAVLDQELVGKVDVVESECDHVYREKIMSKLEAEEVDYVEQESTAEELDKMQYSMENLKSSGSSSFTEITLTEVKEEDVMFRSTTPQSDSSDMEKEDFEIIQPSQTTNRQFDFFHPNPFTDGDVFGEDHFPKVDVTEQLPRDPFKGTDPFASDSLLVNMSEEKHCQDDFITAENSLPETVHYPLQSAGKDYGTFNTPINMPLGANFKQFTEKVDCCVSMSTESRSLESCSDTSSGVQINVTQDQNHDAVTPDLSKEAQFMEECVHESGSSHSSTVFNSFDADSSIFAEAEEEEERVEVQDGSSFIKRANSLCGLQRIIAGSYTGFPLSPCDPEPLPGISDINKIFEHHIITSEQNAVNDKDFCHSELENTERFSTDHRLNSPGPLCEQLHDSNDINSNASTFPSIGASQPSALDVNDYKYGDMFFFTVRLDPGSPELHNHSPVCPEPNEIKKDESHDQLPWKDTALSPEFNDTDEFEYSIPKPEDIEQHSQITNNQNNLEKVEQEISTNSDPSKCNEILGSDSERADLDIPCLTFEDSSACQSLHNSEWNDQLKANPTAAEHVPELSLLDTESSTPNSTVQDLLCLLSKTDASATDQVYVSCEQLSLESSSSQQHKPSCSETLAMSKFELQYFDPFSPIPAEPVECVSELEEMNTVVHEAPRLDSGYHEVDTPTPFSPEPTYKSKCSIDLQGHGLETSKQSDSEIHVPDPFSPESVDTGIFDSETENCESGNMITKCHFFSPQQVYTDLNNPEDKQISFINTVSCDMLSDHLGGSELDDCYPFGSCPSNEESYAYSSEENLITGPILDGADVSGESKPSSMVSNASNSNQVIHSDSVWNTSEVSPPNPEVFDPMKNNIFDFNTTDFGSFVPNQDAEEATHCDGKVIKKADLAEIDYFCSELSKMVSSSSSDSVQQSVAEMLFGSDPNTSSFYPWDFEKQQHSC, translated from the exons CTGCAGTCCCTGCAGGAGGAGCAGCAGGAGTTGGAGCAAACAGTACAGCAGTATGATACGGAGCTGTGTGCTGCAGCTGAAGACCTTCTGCAGCTCCAGCGGGAAGTGGCATATGCCAAAGCGCATGCAGAAAGCCTGCATGTACAGATCTCTCCACTGCAGGACATATTTCAGGAGATTGTACAG gTTAAAAAGAAGCTGGCTGAGCTGGTTGCTGGCCTCATAACAGGTGAAAGTGCAATGACTGAGATGACAGAAGATGCTCATTGTGCAGTTTTGGACCAGGAGTTGGTTGGAAAAGTGGATGTTGTAGAAAGTGAGTGTGATCATGTCTACCGTGAGAAGATCATGTCTAAACTGGAAGCAGAAGAAGTGGATTATGTTGAGCAAGAGAGCACTGCAGAGGAGCTTGATAAAATGCAGTATTCAATGGAGAACTTG AAGAGCAGTGGCTCATCGTCTTTCACTGAGATCACATTGACAGAGGTCAAAGAGGAGGATGTTATGTTCAGATCAACCACTCCACAG TCTGACTCTTCTGATATGGAGAAGGAAGACTTTGAGATTATTCAACCCAGTCAGACAACAAACAGACAGTTTGACTTCTTCCACCCAAACCCCTTCACTGACG GTGATGTATTTGGAGAAGACCATTTTCCAAAAGTTGATGTGACAG AGCAATTACCAAGGGACCCGTTTAAAGGCACAGACCCTTTTGCCTCTGACTCTCTCCTGGTTAACATGTCAGAGGAAAAGCATTGTCAGGATGACTTCATCACTGCAGAGAACAGTCTTCCAGAAACTGTACACTACCCTCTTCAGTCTGCTGGAAAAGACTATGGTACCTTTAATACTCCCATCAATATGCCACTTGGTGCTAATTTCAAACAGTTCACTGAAAAAGTTGATTGTTGTGTGTCCATGTCCACTGAAAGTAGGAGTCTCGAATCTTGCAGTGACACTAGTTCTGGTGTACAAATAAATGTCACACAAGACCAAAATCATGATGCTGTGACACCAGATCTATCAAAAGAAGCTCAGTTCATGGAAGAGTGTGTCCATGAATCTGGCTCTAGTCACAGTTCTACAGTGTTTAATTCTTTTGATGCCGATTCCAGTATATTTGCTGAAgctgaagaggaggaggagagggtTGAAGTTCAAGATGGATCCAGTTTTATTAAAAGAGCTAACTCACTGTGTGGTCTACAGAGAATCATTGCAGGGTCTTATACTGGGTTTCCTCTAAGTCCGTGTGACCCTGAGCCTCTCCCAGGCATAAGTGATATTAATAAGATTTTTGAACATCATATTATCACTTCTGAACAAAATGCTGTAAATGACAAAGATTTTTGCCATTCTGAACTTGAAAATACTGAGCGTTTCTCCACCGATCATAGGCTTAATAGTCCAGGTCCTCTGTGTGAACAGTTGCATGATAGTAATGATATAAATAGTAATGCCTCAACTTTTCCTTCCATTGGTGCTTCTCAGCCCTCTGCTTTAGATGTAAATGACTACAAATACGGAGATATGTTCTTTTTCACTGTGAGATTGGATCCTGGTAGCCCTGAACTACATAATCATAGTCCAGTTTGTCCTGAGCCCAATGAAATAAAGAAAGATGAGTCCCATGACCAACTGCCTTGGAAGGATACTGCATTGAGCCCTGAATTCAATGATACAGATGAATTTGAATATTCCATTCCAAAGCCTGAAGACATAGAACAACACAGCCAGATTACTAACAACCAGAACAATCTTGAGAAAGTGGAGCAGGAGATCTCGACAAACAGTGACCCGTCTAAATGTAATGAAATATTAGGGTCTGATTCTGAGAGGGCGGATTTAGATATTCCATGTCTTACATTTGAGGATTCAAGTGCTTGCCAAAGCCTGCATAATTCAGAGTGGAATGACCAATTGAAGGCAAATCCCACTGCAGCTGAACATGTTCCTGAATTATCACTCCTGGATACAGAAAGTAGTACACCAAATTCTACAGTTCAAGACCTTTTGTGTCTCCTCAGTAAGACAGATGCATCAGCTACTGACCAGGTTTATGTGAGCTGTGAGCAACTCAGCCTTGAATCCAGTAGTTCACAGCAGCACAAACCATCTTGCTCTGAAACCTTGGCCATGAGTAAATTTGAACTCCAGTATTTTGACCCATTCAGTCCTATACCTGCTGAGCCAGTCGAATGTGTATCTGAATTAGAAGAAATGAACACTGTTGTTCATGAAGCTCCAAGACTAGATTCTGGTTATCATGAAGTTGATACTCCTACCCCTTTTAGTCCAGAACCTACTTACAAAAGCAAATGTAGCATTGACCTTCAAGGCCATGGTTTGGAAACCAGTAAGCAGAGTGACTCTGAAATCCATGTCCCTGATCCATTCAGTCCTGAATCAGTTGATACAGGGATATTTGACTCAGAAACAGAAAACTGTGAGTCTGGTAATATGATTACTAAGTGTCACTTCTTCAGTCCTCAACAAGTTTACACAGATTTAAATAATCCAGAAGACAAGCAGATATCTTTCATCAATACTGTGTCCTGTGATATGCTAAGTGATCATCTCGGTGGATCCGAACTTGATGATTGTTACCCCTTTGGTTCTTGTCCATCTAATGAAGAGAGCTATGCTTATAGTAGTGAGGAAAATTTAATCACTGGACCCATCCTAGATGGAGCTGATGTTTCTGGAGAATCCAAACCTAGCTCCATGGTGTCAAATGCTAGTAATTCTAATCAAGTAATCCATAGCGATTCTGTGTGGAATACCTCTGAAGTGAGCCCTCCCAACCCTGAAGTGTTTGACCCaatgaaaaacaacatttttgatTTCAATACAACTGATTTCGGCTCATTTGTGCCCAACCAAGATGCTGAAGAGGCTACACATTGTGATGGAAAAGTTATTAAAAAGGCTGACCTTGCTGAAATTGACTATTTCTGTTCTGAGCTCAGTAAAATGGTATCCTCAAGTTCATCTGATTCTGTACAACAAAGTGTTGCTGAGATGTTATTTGGTTCGGATCCGAACACCTCAAGCTTTTACCCCTGGGATTTTGAAAAGCAGCAACACAGTTGTTAA